tttttttttttttttgtctgaaAAGTTCAAATCTTTTTGCTTCCCATACATACCCTTCCCTTGTGACCAATTGGGAATGTTTTTTGTATCACCATGGATTTTATATCCCAGTTCAACTAGTTAAGGAATCTCAACCAATAGAATAGACTTGAATCCTCTATACCCCTCTTGTTgtcaaccaaaaagaaaaaggaacaaTTGGAAGGCTCTCCTTTTATAATGTTCCTTTAGCCTGGCTTTGGGCGGGTGTTATCTCTACTTGGGGGACCTAGGTTGTTCCTTCACTTCATTTTGAGgaatatatgtgtgtgtgtgtgtgtttcttaaaaagaattaattgaaagataataaataaataactctaTTTACTTCTCCATCCTTCTGAAATTGCAAAGGCTGTTGGAAAGGTTTTTCAGGAACTTTCCATGGGAGGGCTTCTCTTTAGACGGAGTTTCCCTGTGTCTGATGGTCTAAGGTTATGGAGGCAAACCTAgctcttttgcatctttatCTCCCCTCACCCTTTATCTATCAACAAAGGTGCTTAGCTCTCTTGCATCTTGATTTGCTCCCATCGATTGTGCAGATTAGAAAGATCCAAAATTTATTGATTGAATTATCTTGCCATTGTACCCATCATTTGTTGGACCTCGATCACATTTATTTGAATATCTCCAAGACATTTGCTGATGACAAGCGTCTTGTTTGAACTGCATCATTTCTGAATGTGGTTGCTTTTTTCTGGCCATCCGGCTCTCTCTTGAGGCTGCTCCAGATACCAACTTTGGTTTGAACCAATAGAGAGAGTTTATTAATGAGCCTCTTTTTATGAGCAGAACACTAGTATTCATAAGTCTTAAACGTCTAGTTTATCAACCTAACTAATTCACCCACCAACTAATTGACAAAGTATTGCCCTAAATCAGACCAAGTCCTTGTGGATAGAGTTTGAGACAACATAACGTGTAGCCCTAGTTGCACTTGCATATTAGGATGCCTTCATTTTGTTATTATACGTTGTCAAATTTTTGTGCCAATTGGAAGAGCTTTCTGTAATATTCTTGTTTGAGACTTCCTTCGCTTATCTCgccttttctttattttttattattttattgaaactTTCTTGGTTTGTGTAACACATTGAGTTTTTAGTCTTCTTGACTATTTGAGTTGTTTATTTGCTCAAGTTCTTTCAATATTTGGTCAACTTATTATAAATGAAATAGAAAAGCATAAGAATCTTCTCTCTCATCTTATGAATAAAGCTGCCATACATTATTTATtcattattcattatttttcaaatacaatatcttatgtaattatttttaaaatttatttatgaatatctaattttatttaataggaaatgttatatttctttttaaaatattgattttacgATCCACCATATGTTTATATGGTGTCATTTTCCTTTCTAATTTTCTTCTGGTATGTCTTTGGCAGCTGGTAGAGTTGTTAGATACCCCATTGCATAACTACTTCAGCCAGCATGATTGCTTGAATTATTTCTTTTGCTTCCGTTGGGTTCTCATACAGTTCAAAAGGTCAGGATCATATCACCTGTATCTgcactttttttcccttttaaagCTGGAATACTGGTCATATCTTGGTTATATTTTTACCCTGGATCATTGTACAAATTCTCTCCACTATCCTTTCGTTTGTTAATTGATTACTATTAGTATCTGTCCACATTATGAATCTCTGTAGTGGGGGGCTTAAGAAATGTGCTTAAGAAAGTAAGATACAGTACTCAGATCAGTCTGAAACAGAAAGTTTTGGTTTGAGCAACATGTACTACATACTATACTGGCTGTCTGTAAACCAAAAAAATTGGGCCTCCAAAGTATCAATACTACAAGATGAAAGTACATCTACCCTCATCCAATGTAATTCTAAACTTGGAAAATTTTTTGGATCGGACAGGGAAGGTAAATTGGTTGCAAACAAGTAAAGCCAGCAGCATCAGTTTTATCTGTTGTGCGACCAAGTTTAAACTTTTTGTTCTGAAGAAGAAACAATTCATCAGGGCCCCCTTCCAAAGGAGGTACATAAGCCTCTCATGGATAAGAGAGTATTAAAGCTATAGTGATAATCAGGGGAGGACATTtaaaacagaaacaaccaaaagaaTAGCACAAAAGAATCTATCCAAAGAGTGCTCTTTATCTTGAAAGATGCTGCGGTTCCTTGGTTGAATATGATAAGATTGTTGACAGAGAGGTTCGATACCTTTGAATTTTTGCTGATGTTTTGCATGAATATAGAAATGCAAGCAAAGAAATCACCTTGTGACTGAATTTATTCAACAGTTTTACGAATGTTATAATAACCTTGTTTAAAGTGAGTACTGACGGGAAATTACCATTTGAGTAGACATGACATACATGACTACTGCCATTGTGTGGATTGAGAAGAATTGGGCGGATTGTCAAGCATTCTGATTTGTGAGAAGGACCAGGTAAGTTGGGTAAAGAAGAGTAATCAATTCACATTAAGCAGCGCATGTCCGACCTCACTATCAATGGACTAGCACTACCAGGAAAGGAACCAATTATCACCTTCAATCGATAAACAGCAAATTATATGTGATGCTATTGAGATGGATATCTAAGTATTCTTATCGAATGCCACAGGCAATTTCGACAATTAAGCAACTCAGAAAAGGCTGGATAATAGTTATAATTTACATTGCTATAGTATTAGTTGTGATTGCATAGTTTGGTTAAAAGATTGTTCCACTAGTACTTAGAAAACCAAGTTTGACAACATTCCGGTACAAAAATTTCTACCCTGTTCTCTATATCTTCATTtgaagaatttgaaaatatttgccCAAAGAGCATAATGATACTTTTAGAAAGAGATTGATCTCCAGACCCCTAAGTGTTAAAAAAACTGCAAAGCATTCACGAGTCAGCAGCATTCTGTAGGCAACTTAACTACTCATGAACATCAGCATCTTAAAgatgtttaatttatcaaatttaactGAATATCATGCCCCTAATTCTCTGCTTATAATTTAGCTGGCTTCCCTCCAAGGAAGGCCAAACCACCACTTTGTATCATAGGCTAACTTCATACTTCAAAAATTTCTTTGAGTTGCTCCATGTGCTGATTTTGTATTATCATTTTAATAGAGTTATATATCTCATTTTATGCCAAAACACTTCTTTTGATCGAGAATTAGTTTCTCATGGATTCTCTCTTAATTATCGTTCTTTATTCACTTACAGAGAATTTGAATACGAAAAGGTCATGCATCTATGGGAGGTATTATGGACTCATTATCCATCTGAGCACCTGCATCTGTACATTTGTGTTGCGGTCTTGAAGCGCTATCGTAGCAAGATAATGGGGGAGCAGATGGACTTTGACACGCTCttgaaatttattaatgagTTGAGTGGTCACATTGACCTTGATGCTGCCATCAGGGATGCAGAGGCTTTATGTGTATGTGCTGGAGAGAATGGTGCAGCTAACATCCCTCCTGGAACCCCTCCCTCATTGCCATTGGATGATGGTTCATATTACATTCAGCAAGATGAAGTCTTATAGAGATATTCATTCTATTCCTTGTTGATTAACAAGCCCTGGTAGTCCAATATATTGGAAAACAAAGAATTGCGCATCTGTTAAGTAGCTTAATTTTGTAGGAAAGTatggatttttaaattttccatgGTATCAATCTATCATATTATATGAATGTTCCATGATCTCTGACGAGCAGGCAAGTATTATTGTTCAGTCAACTTCCAGAAGGAAATGCACAGAAGCGTTTCACTTGAACTGGATAAGTCATTTGTGTTCCCCCAACATTTAccactttttatttatttatttattttatacatataataGAAATAATGATATCTAGAATATAAAGGTCATGTTCAACTACCATGCTGTAATATTTGGTAGATTCCAAGATGTTTTTTGAAAGTGCAGTTCTGATTGCTAGATTACAATGTGTAGTGACAAGTAGCTCAAAGGGTAAAGGAAAAGGTTTCCTTGAATTTGAAGCTTTCGTCCCAAATCTTAAAAAGAGGTGGCAATTTACCATCTTACTGGGTGGAAAGAATAAGAAGCCTACCTGAGCATGTGGTTTCTCAAAATCTAATGAATTACAAGTTACATGTTGTCCAGTGATGCATCAACACTACTGCATCCAAATGCTTCAAACAGGAACAAAGGATCAAGGTGGTCAAAGTAAGGCTCGTCGTCAAAATTAAATGCCACGTTATTTGCCGCAACCATTGGAGAGTTTATATTATAATGAGAACTTATGTCATCAATTTTCCAAGGATCTGTAACTTCTCTGTTCTCTTCTTGGTTCCTTCTCTGTGTATCATGAGCCAAATTTGTCCCGTTGTCACTGCATATTGGTGGTTGAGGATAACCAGTCTGATTGATAACTTTCTTCTGTTTCTTATTATTCCCATCATCATCGTTGTCATCATCATTTTTCTTGCAGCTGTTCGAGGCATTAGCTTTTCTTTTGTCTTGCAGGCCATTCTTGTTTAAATGGGTATTCCAGTAGTTCTTCACCTCATTATCAGTTCGACCAGGAAGCCGACCAGCAATCAATGACCATCTGATGGAAGAAGTAACACAGTTGAAATTATCCAAACATTCAGCAAGTATGTTCTCTTTACAGTAAGTATTGATTAAACTTTATAGAGGTTAAATGCAATACAAACCGACCTGTTGCCTAAAAGTTTATGCATACGGATAATTAGATCCTCTTCCTCTTTGGACATCCCCCCACGTTTTATATTAGGCCTGAGGTAATTCTTCCATCTCAGCCTACAGCTTTTCCCACCTCGCATCAAACCTAAGAGACGGGGGAGGAGAGCGCACGCACAcataaatgaaaattataattCCTGATATATGCATaacatgatttaaaaaatcttcaTCTCACTGTGTGCTATAGAGTTCTGTGAAAGATGAATCGTAGCCAACCATGCACGTTTTATGTCAGTTATTAAAGATAGTCTTAgagaaatttttgttttttacctGATTCCTGGGAGACAGTTGCCCAATTCCCTTCACCATGAGTTTCCACATAGTTTCTGAGGATCAAATCTTCTTCTGGTTTCCACAAATTTTTCTTCGGCTGTTGCTTCATCGCTTTACTTTCCTCCATCACTCTTTCCTCTTTTCAGGTTGGTGACAATACCACTTACAGGGTGTAATGATGGTTACCATGATTGGATTCTTTCTATATATGACAGCAAAATGGGCACCCAGCGCTGTCATATATTACTCGCAGAATGTTGCAATGTTGGGTCATGCATGCATTATCATTACAATCTTTGCGCTGGTGGATTGACGTGAGGGCCCTGGTTTGCTAAAAGCGTATCTGCCTGCTTCTGAATCAAGACAGGTATCTCTCTACTTGATAGAAGATTATTGAGctaaaaaataaatactatttttagaGTATAAAACAGAGGGAAGTCTAGTTTGGCCCTTATTGACAGGAGGCGTTTAATTTGAAACGAAATGGTTTCATtataagtttttgaaaaacatgACTCGTTTGTTCCATAACATGTCATTATAAGTTTGTCTGGGATTTGCTTGGTTTTCCGGTTAGAATATGATgggagtgatttttttttattttttatgtttgaatTAATGAGAAATGAGAATTATTGTTAGATATACACCTAGACAAAACGGATGAACTTGAGTTTGTTTTTAACTGAATAGTTTTAAGATTTTGTTTTATagaacaatttaatttttcccCTTTGGATTGTGTATACATATCGCTCCATTTCATATCATTGTTCACCACCCTTCTCCCGAGAATAAAAATTGTATGCGTGTGGGGGCATAAGGTCTAAATTTTTTCTAGAAAGTTTTTGTCTAAAAAGATAAAAGTTTAAGCAaatcttcaactttttttttttttaatctccgTTTTCCAATGCTGTTTAGGTTATATTTCAATTTGTGCATTTGAACTTTCACTCCTTATTTATAAATTCCTTTATTTTAGTTTGATCTTGAACTCTGTGTAAAAG
This DNA window, taken from Benincasa hispida cultivar B227 chromosome 6, ASM972705v1, whole genome shotgun sequence, encodes the following:
- the LOC120079707 gene encoding transcription repressor MYB5; this encodes MEESKAMKQQPKKNLWKPEEDLILRNYVETHGEGNWATVSQESGLMRGGKSCRLRWKNYLRPNIKRGGMSKEEEDLIIRMHKLLGNRWSLIAGRLPGRTDNEVKNYWNTHLNKNGLQDKRKANASNSCKKNDDDNDDDGNNKKQKKVINQTGYPQPPICSDNGTNLAHDTQRRNQEENREVTDPWKIDDISSHYNINSPMVAANNVAFNFDDEPYFDHLDPLFLFEAFGCSSVDASLDNM